In one window of Tumebacillus algifaecis DNA:
- a CDS encoding HNH endonuclease, with protein MDETLSKRDQRDKRQADHKRNDFSALVRAHIRERDGERCVLCGRPGREVHHIIPRAHGGLGTADNGICLDAGCHHQAHRSKQVAKQLLRYRERVLLPLYGIRADEYVWLDPLMDGTCRCGGQVADGACDKMCGLKLLNRREESRG; from the coding sequence ATGGATGAAACGCTTTCCAAACGGGATCAGCGCGACAAACGGCAGGCTGATCACAAGCGCAATGATTTTAGCGCTTTGGTGCGAGCCCATATCCGTGAGCGCGATGGTGAGCGCTGCGTATTGTGCGGTCGGCCAGGGCGGGAAGTCCATCACATCATCCCGCGGGCACATGGCGGGCTTGGCACAGCTGACAACGGGATCTGTCTCGATGCGGGCTGTCACCACCAAGCCCACCGCTCGAAACAGGTGGCCAAACAATTGCTGCGTTACCGGGAGCGCGTGCTGTTGCCGCTGTACGGAATACGAGCGGACGAATATGTTTGGCTCGACCCGTTGATGGACGGAACCTGTCGCTGCGGTGGACAAGTTGCAGACGGAGCCTGTGACAAAATGTGCGGGCTGAAACTGCTCAATCGAAGAGAGGAGTCGAGGGGATGA
- a CDS encoding PucR family transcriptional regulator produces MKETERLAAALLEYGSVERTEEVANAIDYVNGVWYIPLAQGGRLRLEAASLPHAVGELLALYAKAVSGGEDGQRLVQAWLGGERDVEGETLIGSLQELGWRQELGVVVLLELERATEPGTGAEAVALLRELIEPEQAVLAVQGTQRVWLLVPVSQPAAKEQRFAKRTAVLNELATQDVRRHSYSEQELEETVSAWIATLGAELFLLGRGGLSSVRSLEELALAKREAEFALEAGKRFRSKDVLHAYHRLGMARLLYGTPQTVCQEFVREILPAGVLEALTPELRETVVTFVEHGQQVADTARALFVHRNTLLYRLERIHELTGYDPRQPQEGWTLWLALLLLRADCTNGRG; encoded by the coding sequence ATGAAGGAAACGGAGCGTCTGGCCGCAGCACTTCTGGAGTATGGGTCGGTCGAGCGGACAGAAGAGGTTGCAAATGCAATCGATTATGTTAACGGCGTGTGGTACATTCCGCTGGCACAGGGGGGCCGACTACGCCTCGAAGCGGCGAGTTTGCCGCATGCGGTAGGCGAATTGTTGGCGCTGTATGCCAAAGCTGTATCGGGTGGAGAGGATGGGCAACGTCTGGTGCAGGCATGGCTTGGCGGTGAGCGCGACGTGGAAGGCGAAACGCTGATCGGCTCGCTTCAAGAGCTTGGCTGGCGGCAGGAGCTTGGTGTCGTGGTGTTGCTAGAGCTGGAAAGGGCCACCGAGCCGGGCACAGGTGCAGAAGCGGTCGCGCTGTTGCGAGAGTTGATCGAGCCGGAGCAGGCTGTCCTCGCGGTGCAAGGGACGCAGCGTGTCTGGCTGTTGGTGCCGGTGAGTCAGCCAGCTGCAAAGGAACAGCGATTTGCTAAACGAACAGCGGTGCTGAATGAGCTGGCGACACAGGATGTGCGCAGGCACAGCTACTCCGAGCAAGAGTTGGAAGAGACCGTTTCGGCTTGGATCGCAACGCTTGGCGCGGAGTTGTTTTTGCTGGGCCGTGGCGGTTTGTCGAGCGTGCGAAGTCTGGAAGAGCTGGCGTTGGCGAAACGGGAAGCGGAGTTTGCTTTGGAGGCGGGAAAACGGTTTCGAAGCAAGGATGTGCTCCATGCCTATCATCGGCTAGGAATGGCCCGCTTGCTGTATGGGACGCCGCAGACGGTGTGTCAGGAGTTCGTGCGGGAGATTCTGCCTGCTGGCGTGTTGGAGGCGCTGACCCCGGAGTTGCGGGAGACGGTGGTGACATTTGTGGAGCATGGACAGCAGGTTGCTGATACGGCTCGAGCGCTGTTTGTCCACCGCAATACGCTGTTGTATCGCTTGGAGCGGATTCATGAACTGACCGGTTACGACCCGCGCCAACCGCAAGAAGGTTGGACGTTGTGGTTGGCGCTGCTGTTGCTTCGGGCAGATTGCACAAACGGGCGCGGATAG
- a CDS encoding ROK family glucokinase: MRHFIGIDVGGTTIKGAVVTETGRLLAQAECETCPERGWEQVLNAIADLAQQVVRRADRGWSDIQGLGVGVPAFLDLESGVVETAVNLGWSDVPLLSELQKRLDTIPLRIDNDANVAALGEARVGGGRGAKDVLCVTLGTGVGGGVIVDHKLVRGITGMGGEIGHITLEPNGRLCNCGRLGCLETISSASGILAAAQERLRTGSATTLQQECALTTRLIFEHAAKGDRVAREVIHEAIDRLGFALANIGATLNPNVMVIGGGVSQAGDALLVPLRAAFARYALPRVARGTDIRLAELGTEAGVIGAALLFLEGN; this comes from the coding sequence ATGCGCCATTTCATCGGGATTGATGTCGGCGGGACGACGATCAAAGGGGCGGTGGTCACCGAGACGGGCCGCCTGCTCGCTCAAGCGGAGTGCGAAACTTGTCCGGAGCGGGGTTGGGAGCAGGTATTGAATGCGATTGCCGATCTTGCTCAGCAGGTGGTGCGACGAGCGGATCGTGGATGGAGCGACATACAGGGGCTGGGTGTTGGTGTTCCTGCATTCCTCGATCTGGAGAGCGGGGTTGTCGAGACGGCGGTCAACCTCGGGTGGAGCGATGTTCCACTTTTGTCAGAACTGCAAAAGCGCCTGGACACGATCCCGCTGCGCATCGACAACGACGCCAACGTCGCAGCGCTTGGCGAGGCACGGGTTGGAGGCGGACGCGGTGCCAAAGATGTGTTGTGTGTGACATTGGGCACCGGGGTCGGTGGCGGCGTCATCGTCGATCACAAACTGGTGCGCGGCATAACTGGCATGGGCGGTGAGATCGGCCACATCACGCTAGAGCCAAACGGGCGCCTATGCAACTGCGGACGACTCGGGTGCTTGGAGACGATCTCCTCGGCCAGCGGCATCTTGGCCGCCGCGCAAGAGCGATTGCGCACAGGGAGCGCAACGACGCTACAACAAGAGTGTGCGCTGACGACTCGGCTCATTTTTGAACATGCGGCGAAGGGCGACAGGGTGGCGCGCGAGGTGATTCACGAGGCGATCGACCGCTTGGGATTTGCCTTGGCCAACATCGGGGCTACGCTCAATCCGAACGTGATGGTGATCGGTGGCGGTGTGTCACAAGCGGGAGACGCTTTGTTGGTACCGTTGCGCGCTGCGTTTGCTCGCTATGCACTGCCACGGGTAGCGCGCGGCACCGACATCCGTCTCGCCGAGCTTGGGACCGAGGCGGGCGTGATCGGAGCCGCTTTGCTTTTTTTGGAAGGGAACTAA
- a CDS encoding DUF2334 domain-containing protein has product MKKVLLAVLLAAVIALPVQDQTRTNSFPNHDKHHALLRLEDVSPGGSYATLDDLGRLRAVFDYLQAENVPIHLAVIPRSKLLQADGTWIEKGIDDPHPDQHLHAFIKLLQDAQQNGAVLGMHGYTHQYGDRKRGDGWHDTGVGYEFDLQDAPETSTVPYAVEKISKSLSAFEKAGLKPSFWESPHYQDTRQQEEVFRSFIGVLYQPDYFSLKSFKDEIYYQSENTYGETTLGSVYVPAPLSYVTGPQDVERILKKSDHFQGLGAVFYHSFLEYEAMEAVLGADGQPEIRDGLPVYRYKQGADTYLHQIVDGMRTRGWEWMSLHDVLPFSPAHRIQLPLGTTTEHLLFGDVGGSGQDSLVVVDHDGHVSVLQGNYNWPRNRSQSPFSTWLQSGLDPDDIPLLADVDGNGVTDLLAYHKTSGELKAYSSNTLSFDPGQSYGTLKPDLEKIVPVDLNKDGKVDLLVQNRKMVTALFQDGSHFRPKSEAALVFKHDDAILLSGDVNGDKQPEVILYSPSNGEIELYTVTPEGAFHIAGNFSVPQPKRNGQVVLGDTDGDGLADLVIYDPTNGIWEIWQGDAKLGLKRHDTLYGPWAYGKRVAFAADLDGNGKADIVSFDPKQSLLDLSLSFRHAK; this is encoded by the coding sequence TCCTTTCCAAACCACGACAAGCATCACGCGCTGTTGCGCTTAGAAGATGTGTCGCCCGGCGGCAGCTACGCCACACTGGACGACCTTGGGCGCCTCCGCGCCGTATTTGACTATTTACAGGCGGAGAACGTTCCGATTCATCTTGCAGTCATTCCACGTTCGAAACTGCTACAAGCGGACGGTACGTGGATCGAAAAAGGGATCGATGATCCCCATCCGGATCAGCATTTGCATGCCTTTATCAAACTGCTTCAAGACGCACAGCAAAATGGCGCCGTGCTTGGCATGCACGGCTATACTCATCAATATGGCGATCGCAAACGCGGTGACGGCTGGCATGATACCGGAGTCGGATATGAGTTTGATCTACAGGACGCGCCAGAAACTTCGACCGTCCCCTATGCGGTCGAAAAGATTTCCAAAAGCCTGTCCGCTTTTGAAAAAGCGGGACTGAAGCCAAGCTTTTGGGAGTCGCCGCACTATCAGGACACGCGCCAACAAGAAGAAGTGTTCCGTTCATTTATCGGCGTGCTCTATCAGCCCGATTATTTTTCATTAAAGTCTTTCAAAGATGAGATCTACTATCAGAGTGAGAACACATATGGCGAAACGACACTCGGCTCGGTCTATGTACCCGCCCCGCTCAGCTATGTGACCGGACCGCAGGATGTGGAGCGCATTTTGAAGAAAAGCGACCATTTTCAAGGACTTGGCGCTGTGTTCTATCATTCATTTTTAGAGTATGAAGCGATGGAAGCGGTGCTCGGAGCAGACGGTCAACCCGAAATTCGGGACGGCCTGCCCGTCTACCGATACAAACAAGGTGCGGACACCTATCTGCATCAGATCGTTGATGGCATGCGCACTCGCGGCTGGGAATGGATGTCGCTGCACGATGTGCTCCCTTTCTCTCCCGCCCACCGGATTCAACTGCCGCTCGGCACGACTACCGAGCATCTTTTGTTCGGTGATGTCGGTGGCAGCGGCCAAGACTCGCTGGTGGTCGTCGATCATGACGGACACGTCTCCGTCCTACAAGGCAATTACAATTGGCCGCGCAACCGCTCGCAATCGCCGTTTTCCACGTGGCTGCAAAGCGGGCTGGACCCCGATGACATTCCGCTGCTCGCCGACGTAGACGGGAACGGCGTCACCGACCTGCTCGCGTACCACAAGACGAGCGGCGAATTGAAAGCTTATTCGTCTAACACGCTCAGCTTTGATCCCGGTCAGAGCTACGGAACACTAAAGCCCGATTTGGAGAAAATCGTTCCAGTCGATTTGAACAAAGACGGCAAGGTCGATCTGCTAGTGCAGAATCGCAAGATGGTCACCGCCCTGTTTCAAGACGGATCTCACTTCCGCCCCAAGAGCGAAGCGGCCCTTGTTTTCAAACACGACGACGCCATTCTGCTGTCTGGTGATGTGAACGGAGACAAACAGCCAGAAGTGATCCTCTATTCACCATCCAACGGTGAAATTGAGCTCTACACGGTCACCCCTGAAGGTGCATTTCATATCGCTGGAAACTTTTCCGTCCCGCAACCAAAGCGCAATGGGCAAGTGGTGCTCGGAGATACGGACGGCGACGGCCTGGCCGATCTAGTCATCTACGATCCGACCAATGGCATCTGGGAGATTTGGCAAGGAGATGCCAAGCTTGGCTTGAAGCGGCACGATACGCTGTACGGACCATGGGCGTACGGTAAACGGGTCGCCTTTGCTGCCGACCTGGATGGGAACGGAAAAGCGGACATCGTCTCCTTCGATCCGAAGCAAAGCTTGCTCGACCTCTCGCTTTCCTTCCGCCATGCAAAATAA
- a CDS encoding ABC transporter ATP-binding protein has product MARVQLKHVYKRYSSDVAAVKDFDLDIQDKEFLVLVGPSGCGKTTTLRMIAGLEDISDGELWIGDRLVNDVHPKDRDIAMVFQNYALYSHMSIYENMAFGLKMRKVPKAEIDARVREAASILDIEHLLNRKPKALSGGQRQRVALGRAIVREPQVFLMDEPLSNLDAKLRVQMRAEIAKLHHRLQTTVIYVTHDQTEAMTMGTRIVVMKDGIIQQVGTPQEIYNRPDNMFVASFIGSPAMNFLRGSLQEEGDDIYFRAQSVNISIPKHRHAILREAGVVGQAVVLGIRPENLHDDQVQQQGTYGAQVTAAVEVVELLGAESYVYLNVQGQTLIARVPARSEIRAGSTATLSIDTENLHIFHAETEQTIY; this is encoded by the coding sequence ATGGCTCGTGTGCAACTCAAGCATGTATACAAACGCTACTCTTCCGATGTCGCGGCGGTCAAAGATTTCGATCTCGATATTCAAGATAAGGAGTTTCTCGTCCTCGTCGGTCCTTCTGGCTGTGGGAAGACGACGACGTTGCGGATGATCGCAGGTCTGGAAGACATCTCCGATGGTGAACTGTGGATCGGTGACCGTCTTGTCAACGACGTGCATCCGAAAGATCGCGACATCGCGATGGTTTTCCAAAACTACGCTTTGTATTCGCACATGTCGATCTATGAAAACATGGCATTTGGCCTGAAAATGCGCAAAGTGCCGAAAGCGGAGATCGATGCCCGCGTGCGCGAGGCGGCGAGCATCCTCGACATCGAGCATCTGCTCAACCGCAAACCGAAAGCGCTCTCCGGCGGTCAGCGTCAGCGTGTCGCCCTCGGTCGTGCGATCGTTCGTGAGCCCCAAGTCTTCCTGATGGACGAACCTCTCTCCAACCTCGATGCCAAATTGCGGGTGCAAATGCGCGCAGAGATCGCCAAACTGCACCACCGCCTGCAAACCACCGTCATCTACGTCACGCATGACCAGACCGAAGCGATGACGATGGGAACTCGTATCGTCGTCATGAAAGACGGTATCATCCAACAGGTCGGCACTCCGCAGGAGATCTACAACCGACCGGACAACATGTTTGTCGCTTCCTTCATCGGATCACCTGCGATGAACTTTCTGCGCGGCTCGTTGCAGGAAGAAGGCGACGATATCTATTTCCGTGCTCAAAGTGTGAACATCTCGATCCCGAAACATCGCCATGCGATCCTGCGGGAAGCGGGTGTTGTCGGACAAGCGGTCGTGCTCGGCATTCGTCCCGAAAATCTGCATGACGATCAGGTCCAACAACAAGGAACTTATGGTGCACAGGTGACCGCCGCTGTCGAAGTGGTCGAATTGCTCGGCGCTGAGTCGTACGTCTATCTGAACGTGCAAGGTCAAACGCTGATCGCCCGTGTACCGGCGCGCTCGGAGATTCGAGCGGGCAGCACCGCTACGCTTTCGATCGACACCGAAAATCTGCACATTTTCCACGCCGAAACGGAACAGACCATTTATTAA